In Acidisarcina polymorpha, the DNA window AAAGGAAGTGGAAACGGCAGCGTTCAAGGTATGGGCCAAAGGTGAGGAATTCCAGGGGACGGTAGGCGCGGGCGACCGGGTCGAAGTTTGGGGAATCTTCCGCTCTCATCTCACGAACGGCAAAACTAAGAGCGGGGTAAGCAGACTGGCATCGGCGGCAATGCGCAGCGCCAGCGGCGAAAGCTCCTCGCGAAAGCCATCGACGGTGGCGAGACAAGCGGCCGCCATGAGCGCGGCAAGGTAGACGGGATTACCCGGCTTCAACAGAACCAGAGACGCAGCTGCGACCGCAAGCGACCAAGCAACGACACGGAAGTTGTTCGAAGCCCAGCGAGTGCTGGGGTGCGATCCTGCCAGAGAAGACGCCGTTATGGGCAGGTCATTTTCCCAGCGTTCGATCGCGACGCAATTCAACCAGCAAAGCGCAGCAAAGATGGCGATCGCCGGTAGCAGGGTCATGCGGCGACCATCAATCCGTGACCATGCCGGAATTGCGGTTGCGCCGGCAAAGACAATGCCCACGGCGAGTTCCTTCGGCAGCCACGGGTTTTGATTACTGGCAGGGCTATGGACGAGGAAAAGGTAACAGAGAGCTCCTAGGAAGAGAATGGTGTCTTCGTAGCGGGCCTGCGGCATCATTCGCATGAGAATCAGCCAAACCAGGACAGATCCGACGATGGCAGCCGCGGACAGGAACGCGGTGCGATGGCGGGCGTGGAAGTAATGCCTCTCGCGCAATGGTGTCAACGTCGATGAATGAGAGCCGTCCAGGATGCGGTCGGCGATATAGATAAGCCATGTTCCCAAGCAGAGAATGAGGGGCGCGTGCCAGGGAAGATGGGTGTGCATGGCTACGGCGAAGAGGATCGACCAGCAAGCAGCTACGGTGGGCGCATCAAGACTCAGAAGATGCCATCCTCCCATGATGACCACCCCACTCCGGCGAAGCCAGGAATGGGGAGCGACCGGCTTTACGGGTAGGGATTGTTCTCTGAGGGAGACAGAATCTACGGCGGTAGCCACATACCTATTTTACTGGGCGATTCCGAGTACCTGGTCTGCCGACGCTCACCGATATTTAGCCCCGCAGTAAGATACCTCAGCTTGCAAGACGAAACCGCGCTTTAGCAGTGAGAAAGAATCACAGTTAAAGGTTTACTGTAGCGTTTTAGTTCACCGTTGTTTGGGCCCGCTGAGTTCTCTCTAGACCTTTGCGTTTTCCATAGCCTCAAAATGCTCACTAGCGCCGGCATGGTTCTTGTTTCGCGCCTTCTTTGCCGGCGCTGAATGTGGCTTAGAGTGCTCGCGGTGCTGCTTCGCGGGAGATGCCGGGAGGTATTTGGGTATATCGCTCACGCTTGCCTTACCTTCGGCCAGACGCATCAGGAAGGTCTGTGACTCAAATCGAGGGGCGGATTTATAAGGTTCAACGGTATTCGCGTAGTAGTAAGTGCCATCGGATGCTTCGAGGCGTGTTTTGACGTTGTCCGCCAGAAAAGCGGCCAGAATTTCATCCCGCAGCCGGGCTCGGAGATGAGGATCCTTGATCGGGAAGACTACTTCACAGCGTTCAAAGAGGTTGCGAGTGAGCCAATCCGCGCTGCCGCAGTAGACTTCCTCGTCGCCGCCGTTTGCGAAATAAAAAATCCGGCTATGCTCCAGGAAGCGCCCCACGATCGAGCGGACGCGGATGTTTTCGCTGATGCCTTTCAGGCCGGGGCGGAGAGCGGACATGCCACGCACGATCAGGTCGATCTGCACCCCTGCTTGAGAAGCCGCATAGAGGGCCTCAACGACACTGGGCTCGAGCAATGCGTTCATCTTTGCGATGATTTGTGCGGGGTGACCGGCGGCGGCATGTTCGGTCTCCCGGTGGATCAGGCGAATGAAGGTCTCTGCGAGCGTGAGCGGGGAGACGAGCAACGGCTTATAGTCGTCGGACTCGGAGTGTGCGGTCAGATAGCGGAAGACATTATGCGCGCCGAGCGTAATCTCGGGGTCGGAAGTGAGCAGGCTGATATCGGTGTAGAAGCGGGCGGTGCTGGGATTGTAGTTGCCGGTGCCGAGGTGAGCATAGCGGCGGGTGACCCCATCTTCGTCATGGCGGACCAGCAGGGCGAGCTTGCAGTGGGTCTTCAGGCCGAGAATGCCATGGAAGACCTGAACGCCCGCATCTTCGAGGTTGCGCGCCCAGCGGATATTCGAGGCTTCGTCGAAGCGCGCCATCAATTCGACCACCACCGTCACTTCCTTGTTCTGTGCAGCGTCGACCAGCGCCTGGAAAATAGGAGAATCGGAACTCGTCCTGTATAGCGTCTGTTTGATCGAGAGGACCCGTGGATCGGCGGCGGCTGACTGAATAAAGCCGACCACGCCATCATACGAATCAAAGGGATGGTGCAGTAAAATGTCCCGGCGACGGAGATCATCGAACAAATCGGTTGCGTTGCGGCTGAGCCGCAGTTCCCGGGGAACGAAGGGCTGAAATTTCAGATCCGGACGTGGAGTGTCGCTATAGAGATTCATGAGCCGCGACAGGTTGACCGGGCCGTCGGTGCGGTAGACCTGGCTGTCCTCGAGCTCGAAATTGATGCGCAGGCGATCAATAATCTCGGGATCGGCGGACTCTTCGATCTCCAAACGGACGGCGTCCCCCTTGCGACGGTTATGGAGTTCCGTGCGCACGGTCTCGAGCAGATTCCTCGCCTCTTCTTCCTCGAAGTAGAGATTGCTGTTGCGCGTCACCCGAAAGGCAGCTTTCGACAGGATTTCGTAGCCGCGATACATGCCAGCTGCATGATGTTCGATCAGATCGTGAAGGAAGATGAAGTCGTGGGTTCCGATGCTGGATGGCAGACTGACCAGCCTCGGCAACGCCCGGGGTACGGTAACGACGCCGAGCAGAGAGTTCTGCGCGCCGGCTCCGCGTCTCTTCCGCCTTAGGAGCAGGGCCAGACAAAGAGCCTTGTTAATGACCCTGGGGAAAGGATGGGCTGGGTCAAGGGTGATTGGCGTGAGCAGAGGATCAACTTCTTTTTGGTAGAAGTCGCTCGCGATCGCTTGAGCGGGCGCATCCAGTTCGTCCCATTTCAGCACACGGACGCCATTTGAGTGCAGTTCCGGGAGCAGCTGATCGTTCCAGCAGCGATATTGCTCGCGGACGAAGTTGTGAACGTTCTCGCTCAAGTCGGAGAGGGCCTGCTGCGGCGTCAGTCCGTCCGGACCTGGTTCTTTGTAACCGTCTTCAATTCGCTGGAGGACGCCGGCGATCCGAATTTCCGCGAATTCGTCAAGATTGCTCGCGGTAATAGCGAGGAATTTGACTCGTTCGAGCAAAGGATTTGAGGCATCCTGCGCCTCCTCCAATACTCGCAGGTTGAAGGCCATCCAGGATTCGTCTCGACCGATGACCAGGGTTTCGGGGCGCGACTTGATTTCGGGCATATAGATGTATGCTGAGAACTACCTCAGAAATGTTTACATGAACTTAAGCACGAGGAAGATGAATTCCGCGAAAAGAATTCACTTCGATCATTAAAGCTTGCTCCTGGATGTGTGCATAGCAGGTGCGTCTGCGCTTTTTGAGATCGTGGTGCTACCTCGTTGCATCCAAACGAGGACACTGACGAATTCCTAGGTAGAGAAAGGGCTATTGAGTGGCTGAGGTGAAAGGTTTGCTGCGCTTGAC includes these proteins:
- the ppk1 gene encoding polyphosphate kinase 1; the encoded protein is MPEIKSRPETLVIGRDESWMAFNLRVLEEAQDASNPLLERVKFLAITASNLDEFAEIRIAGVLQRIEDGYKEPGPDGLTPQQALSDLSENVHNFVREQYRCWNDQLLPELHSNGVRVLKWDELDAPAQAIASDFYQKEVDPLLTPITLDPAHPFPRVINKALCLALLLRRKRRGAGAQNSLLGVVTVPRALPRLVSLPSSIGTHDFIFLHDLIEHHAAGMYRGYEILSKAAFRVTRNSNLYFEEEEARNLLETVRTELHNRRKGDAVRLEIEESADPEIIDRLRINFELEDSQVYRTDGPVNLSRLMNLYSDTPRPDLKFQPFVPRELRLSRNATDLFDDLRRRDILLHHPFDSYDGVVGFIQSAAADPRVLSIKQTLYRTSSDSPIFQALVDAAQNKEVTVVVELMARFDEASNIRWARNLEDAGVQVFHGILGLKTHCKLALLVRHDEDGVTRRYAHLGTGNYNPSTARFYTDISLLTSDPEITLGAHNVFRYLTAHSESDDYKPLLVSPLTLAETFIRLIHRETEHAAAGHPAQIIAKMNALLEPSVVEALYAASQAGVQIDLIVRGMSALRPGLKGISENIRVRSIVGRFLEHSRIFYFANGGDEEVYCGSADWLTRNLFERCEVVFPIKDPHLRARLRDEILAAFLADNVKTRLEASDGTYYYANTVEPYKSAPRFESQTFLMRLAEGKASVSDIPKYLPASPAKQHREHSKPHSAPAKKARNKNHAGASEHFEAMENAKV